One window from the genome of Flavobacterium agricola encodes:
- a CDS encoding response regulator transcription factor: MDNKDIKILLVDDEIDILEIVGYNLKQEGYAIFTAENGLEAIKKAKKIEPHLIILDVMMPEMDGIEACEQLRKLPELQNTLITFFTARGEDYSQIAGFDAGADDYISKPVKPKVLVSKVKALLRRFANAEAKAETKDGLHEDTLVVGDIEINREEYKIIKAGQEIILPRKEFELFYLLASKPGKVFKRDEILDKVWGNEVIVGGRTIDVHIRKLREKIGDEVFKTIKGVGYKIEI, from the coding sequence ATGGATAATAAAGATATCAAGATTTTATTGGTTGATGATGAAATTGACATCCTAGAAATTGTGGGATACAACCTAAAACAAGAAGGATACGCAATATTCACCGCTGAAAATGGACTGGAAGCTATTAAAAAAGCAAAGAAAATTGAACCTCATTTAATTATTCTTGATGTAATGATGCCCGAAATGGACGGCATTGAAGCGTGTGAACAACTTAGAAAATTACCCGAATTACAAAACACGTTAATCACCTTTTTTACTGCTCGTGGTGAAGATTATTCTCAAATTGCTGGTTTTGATGCTGGTGCTGACGATTATATTTCTAAACCCGTAAAACCAAAAGTTTTGGTAAGTAAAGTTAAAGCGCTATTAAGACGTTTTGCAAATGCTGAAGCCAAAGCCGAAACCAAAGACGGTCTTCATGAAGATACGTTAGTAGTTGGTGATATAGAAATTAATCGCGAAGAATACAAAATTATAAAAGCCGGACAAGAAATTATTTTACCTCGTAAAGAATTCGAATTGTTTTATTTACTTGCCTCTAAACCTGGTAAAGTTTTTAAACGCGACGAAATTTTAGACAAAGTTTGGGGTAACGAAGTAATTGTTGGTGGCCGTACTATTGATGTGCACATCCGTAAATTAAGAGAAAAAATTGGTGACGAAGTATTTAAAACCATTAAAGGCGTAGGATATAAAATTGAAATTTAA
- a CDS encoding glycosyltransferase has protein sequence MQISNKTVLLAPLNWGLGHATRCIVVIQHLQALNCKVIVASDGEALQFLKGEFPDLQFLELPSYKIKYAQSKFFFKLKLASQLFKIYKIYKAEKKVVAQWVFDYGIDLIISDNRMGVVSNQVPSVYITHQLTVLSGFSTWLTTKMHQQIIKQFTCCWVPDFEDAKKSLAGILAQADLLNIKKIGPLSRLYKTDVAITIDVLFLVSGPEPMRKQLENIFRKEIAQLTDKKMVLVCGLVEAEQRITINKQTTIYNFATSEQMNFLMNQAELIVCRSGYSTIMDLSLLQKKALLIPTPGQNEQEYLAEYLQSQNFLPFVPQAAFTFAALQIDTKYKGLPVGKPLPMLLIQQLLSEL, from the coding sequence ATGCAAATTTCTAACAAAACAGTTTTACTAGCACCGCTAAATTGGGGGTTAGGGCATGCTACGCGTTGTATTGTAGTTATTCAGCATTTACAAGCATTAAATTGTAAGGTAATTGTTGCTAGCGATGGAGAAGCTTTACAGTTTTTAAAAGGCGAATTTCCTGATTTACAGTTTTTAGAATTGCCCAGCTATAAAATTAAATATGCCCAAAGTAAATTTTTTTTTAAGTTGAAATTGGCCAGCCAATTATTTAAAATTTATAAAATTTATAAGGCCGAAAAAAAAGTTGTAGCCCAATGGGTTTTTGATTATGGTATTGATTTAATTATTTCTGATAATAGAATGGGCGTGGTTTCTAATCAGGTACCATCTGTTTATATTACCCATCAACTAACCGTTTTATCCGGATTTAGTACCTGGCTAACAACTAAAATGCATCAGCAAATAATTAAGCAATTTACGTGTTGTTGGGTACCCGATTTTGAAGATGCTAAAAAAAGTTTAGCAGGTATTTTAGCTCAAGCCGATTTGCTAAACATAAAAAAAATAGGCCCGTTAAGCCGATTGTATAAAACAGATGTTGCTATTACTATTGATGTTTTGTTTTTGGTTTCTGGACCAGAACCGATGCGAAAGCAGCTAGAAAATATTTTTAGAAAAGAAATTGCCCAACTTACTGATAAAAAAATGGTTTTGGTTTGCGGATTGGTAGAAGCAGAGCAAAGAATAACTATAAACAAGCAAACTACCATTTATAATTTTGCTACCTCAGAGCAAATGAATTTTTTAATGAATCAGGCCGAATTAATTGTTTGCCGTTCGGGATATTCTACCATTATGGATTTAAGCTTGTTACAAAAAAAGGCCTTACTTATCCCAACACCGGGACAAAATGAGCAAGAATATTTAGCTGAATATTTACAAAGCCAAAACTTTTTACCTTTTGTACCGCAAGCCGCTTTTACTTTTGCTGCTTTGCAAATAGATACAAAATACAAAGGTTTACCCGTAGGTAAACCTTTGCCTATGTTGTTAATCCAACAGCTCTTGTCCGAGCTCTAA
- a CDS encoding sensor histidine kinase: MNIKKSYKFAFKSATAIIFFVALALYALNYFSQANLSLTACLIFIAVIYLFAFFLLQYRIEKFIYNRVQKIYKHLVLLDPVNAKKLEIRNDMNTLLKEVEQFTSSKKIEIDNLKIQEEYRRDFLGNVAHELKTPLFTVQGYLETLLDGAMHDKSVREKYLERAQNGVDRLIYIVNDLDLITKIESDVVNLNKTNFDIVELFKEVFELLELNADKKGIILLFDRKHHKPIYVKADKDKIRQVLINLVENSIKYGNEKGSTEVSIEPLIKNKLIVKITDNGLGIDKKNLPRVFERFYRVDKSGARSQGGSGLGLAIVKHIIEAHQERIYVNSELKKGSEFSFTLELGQELLD; the protein is encoded by the coding sequence TTGAATATAAAAAAATCGTACAAATTTGCGTTTAAATCGGCAACAGCCATTATATTTTTTGTGGCCCTTGCTTTATACGCATTAAACTACTTCAGCCAAGCTAATTTATCATTAACTGCTTGCCTTATTTTTATAGCAGTTATTTATTTATTTGCTTTTTTTTTACTGCAATATCGTATAGAAAAATTTATATACAACCGCGTTCAAAAAATATACAAACATTTGGTTTTGCTAGATCCGGTAAATGCTAAAAAACTAGAAATTAGAAACGATATGAATACGTTACTAAAAGAAGTTGAACAATTTACCAGCTCTAAAAAAATTGAAATAGATAACTTAAAAATTCAGGAAGAATACCGTCGTGATTTTTTAGGAAACGTAGCGCACGAACTTAAAACGCCGTTATTTACCGTTCAAGGTTATTTAGAAACGTTGTTAGACGGGGCCATGCACGACAAATCGGTTCGCGAAAAATATTTAGAACGTGCCCAAAATGGTGTTGATCGTTTAATTTACATTGTAAACGATTTAGATTTAATTACTAAAATTGAATCTGATGTGGTAAACCTAAACAAAACTAATTTTGATATTGTAGAATTGTTTAAAGAAGTTTTTGAACTTTTAGAGCTTAACGCAGATAAAAAAGGAATTATTTTATTATTTGACCGCAAGCACCACAAGCCAATATATGTAAAAGCAGATAAAGATAAAATTCGACAAGTACTTATTAATTTAGTCGAAAATTCTATAAAATACGGCAACGAAAAAGGCAGTACCGAAGTAAGTATTGAACCGCTTATTAAAAACAAGTTAATCGTTAAAATTACCGACAACGGTTTGGGTATTGATAAAAAGAATTTACCACGTGTTTTTGAACGTTTTTACCGCGTAGATAAAAGCGGCGCACGCAGCCAAGGCGGATCTGGTTTAGGATTAGCCATTGTAAAACATATTATAGAAGCGCATCAGGAACGCATTTACGTTAACAGCGAATTAAAAAAAGGTTCCGAATTTTCATTCACTTTAGAGCTCGGACAAGAGCTGTTGGATTAA
- a CDS encoding 2Fe-2S iron-sulfur cluster-binding family protein, whose amino-acid sequence MSDIKITIIDREGVFHEVDAPTDMNMNIMELVRAYELAPEGTIGICGGMAMCASCQCYVLNDVPLPAKSASEEAMLSEAFNVLENSRLGCQISITPQIEGLVVELAPEA is encoded by the coding sequence ATGTCAGATATTAAAATTACTATTATAGACCGCGAAGGTGTTTTTCATGAAGTTGATGCACCAACAGATATGAATATGAATATTATGGAATTGGTGCGCGCGTACGAATTAGCGCCAGAAGGTACCATTGGTATTTGTGGCGGAATGGCCATGTGCGCATCATGCCAATGTTATGTTTTAAACGATGTGCCTCTACCAGCTAAATCAGCAAGTGAAGAAGCCATGTTATCTGAAGCTTTTAACGTGCTTGAAAATAGCCGTTTAGGATGCCAAATAAGCATAACTCCACAAATTGAAGGATTAGTTGTAGAATTAGCTCCAGAAGCTTAA
- a CDS encoding MGMT family protein, which yields MKELSFFDKVYELVQQIPHGKVTTYGAIANKLGAPQASRAVGYALNHSKNLENIPAHRVVNRKGLLTGKIHFMGTNLMQQLLESEGLEIKNNQIQNLEQHLWLP from the coding sequence ATGAAAGAATTGAGTTTTTTTGATAAGGTTTACGAGCTTGTACAACAAATTCCACATGGCAAAGTAACTACCTACGGCGCTATTGCCAATAAGTTAGGTGCTCCACAAGCATCACGTGCTGTTGGTTACGCTTTAAATCACTCCAAAAACCTTGAAAATATTCCAGCACATCGCGTAGTAAACCGAAAAGGTTTGTTAACCGGAAAAATTCATTTTATGGGTACAAATTTGATGCAACAACTGCTCGAATCAGAAGGTTTAGAAATAAAAAACAATCAAATTCAGAATTTAGAACAACATCTTTGGCTTCCTTAA
- a CDS encoding dihydroorotase, which yields MNKVLIKNAKIVNEGAIFNGDVYIEDEYIKEIAEKISPKSSDCIIIDAEGNYLLPGVIDDQVHFREPGLTHKGNIESESRAAVAGGITSYIEQPNTVPNAVTQELLEQKYQIAAEKSFVNYSFMMGATNDNLDEVLKTNPKNVAGIKMFLGSSTGNMLVDDPETIEKIFSSTKMLIAVHCEDEATIQANLEKAKEVYGEDIPMDQHPVIRSGEACYLSSSKAIELAKKTGARLHVFHVSTAKELELFDSKQPVEDKQITAEVCVHHLWFNADDYKSKGAFIKWNPAVKYADDQKALWKGLLDDKIDVIATDHAPHTLEEKNNKYLNCPSGGPLVQHALVAMLEKYFQGFISIEKIVQKMSHNPAKIFKIENRGFIKEGYFADLVIVNTHMPWNVKKENILSKCGWSPFEGVNFKSRITHTFVNGQLVYNNAKVKDIRVGKRLTFNRE from the coding sequence ATGAATAAGGTTTTAATTAAAAATGCCAAAATAGTTAATGAAGGAGCTATTTTTAACGGAGATGTATATATTGAAGATGAATATATTAAAGAAATAGCCGAAAAAATTAGCCCAAAATCATCAGATTGTATTATTATTGATGCCGAAGGTAATTACCTATTACCTGGTGTAATTGATGATCAGGTACATTTTAGAGAACCAGGATTAACCCATAAAGGTAATATTGAATCAGAATCTCGTGCTGCAGTTGCTGGTGGTATTACCTCGTATATTGAGCAACCAAATACCGTTCCGAATGCGGTTACGCAAGAATTATTAGAACAAAAATATCAAATTGCTGCTGAAAAATCATTCGTAAACTATTCGTTTATGATGGGAGCAACTAATGATAATTTAGACGAAGTTTTAAAAACTAACCCTAAAAATGTTGCCGGAATTAAAATGTTTTTAGGTTCATCAACCGGAAATATGTTGGTAGATGATCCTGAAACGATTGAAAAAATATTTTCATCAACAAAAATGCTAATTGCTGTGCATTGTGAAGATGAAGCAACCATTCAAGCCAATTTAGAAAAAGCTAAAGAAGTTTATGGCGAAGATATTCCGATGGATCAACATCCGGTAATTCGTAGTGGAGAAGCCTGTTATTTATCATCTTCTAAAGCTATTGAATTGGCTAAAAAAACAGGAGCACGCTTGCACGTTTTTCACGTTTCTACTGCTAAAGAATTAGAATTGTTTGACAGCAAACAACCGGTAGAAGATAAACAAATTACTGCTGAAGTTTGCGTGCACCATTTGTGGTTTAATGCAGACGATTACAAATCTAAAGGTGCTTTTATTAAATGGAATCCTGCAGTTAAATATGCAGACGACCAAAAAGCGTTATGGAAAGGTTTGTTAGATGATAAAATTGATGTTATTGCTACCGATCATGCACCGCATACGTTAGAAGAAAAAAATAATAAATACTTAAACTGCCCATCTGGCGGACCATTAGTTCAGCATGCGTTAGTTGCTATGTTGGAAAAATATTTTCAAGGCTTTATTTCGATCGAAAAAATCGTACAAAAAATGAGTCACAATCCTGCTAAAATTTTTAAAATTGAAAATCGTGGATTTATTAAAGAAGGTTATTTTGCCGATTTAGTTATTGTAAATACGCACATGCCTTGGAATGTAAAAAAAGAAAATATTTTATCTAAATGCGGTTGGTCACCGTTTGAGGGCGTTAATTTTAAATCAAGAATTACGCATACGTTTGTAAACGGACAATTGGTTTATAATAATGCTAAAGTAAAAGATATTCGTGTAGGTAAACGTTTAACCTTTAATAGGGAATAA
- a CDS encoding NAD(P)/FAD-dependent oxidoreductase produces the protein MIETDIIIVGAGPTGLFAVFEAGLLKLRCHLIDGLPQPGGQLTELYPKKPIFDIPGYPSVGAGELIDNLMEQIKQFEPGFTLNEVAETIEKLEDGTFIVTTNKGTKHHGKAVAIAGGLGSFEPRKPLIDNIAFYEDKGVEYFVKNPDQFKGKKIVIAGGGDSALDWSIFLADVAEEVTLVHRRNEFRGALDSVEKAQALKNQGKINLITPAEITEIHGTDKVTGVTIVVEGQEPQVKTCDYFIPLFGLTPKLGPIANWGLEIEKNAIKVNNALDYQTNIEGIYAIGDINIYPGKLKLILCGFHEATLMCQSIYNKLNPGKKFVLKYTTVSGIDGFDGSRKEAEKAVVKSIE, from the coding sequence ATGATAGAAACTGATATTATCATTGTTGGCGCTGGACCAACAGGATTATTTGCTGTTTTCGAAGCCGGGTTACTAAAACTACGTTGCCATTTAATTGATGGTTTACCACAACCCGGCGGTCAGTTAACCGAATTATATCCTAAAAAACCAATTTTTGATATTCCGGGATATCCGTCTGTTGGCGCTGGTGAATTGATAGATAATCTGATGGAGCAAATTAAACAATTTGAGCCTGGATTTACATTAAACGAGGTTGCAGAAACTATTGAAAAACTAGAAGATGGAACTTTTATTGTAACTACAAACAAAGGCACCAAACATCACGGTAAAGCTGTCGCTATTGCAGGTGGTTTAGGTAGTTTTGAACCTAGAAAACCGCTAATTGATAACATTGCATTTTACGAAGATAAAGGCGTAGAATATTTTGTTAAAAATCCAGATCAATTTAAAGGCAAAAAAATTGTTATAGCGGGTGGCGGAGATTCTGCTTTAGATTGGAGTATATTTTTAGCTGATGTAGCCGAAGAAGTTACCTTAGTACACCGCAGAAACGAATTTAGAGGTGCTTTAGATTCGGTAGAAAAAGCGCAAGCTTTAAAAAACCAAGGCAAAATTAACCTGATAACACCGGCCGAAATTACAGAAATTCATGGTACAGATAAAGTTACCGGCGTTACCATTGTTGTAGAAGGGCAAGAACCACAGGTTAAAACATGTGATTATTTTATTCCGTTATTTGGTTTAACACCAAAATTAGGTCCAATTGCAAATTGGGGCTTAGAAATAGAAAAAAATGCCATTAAAGTAAACAACGCCTTAGATTACCAAACTAATATTGAAGGCATTTATGCAATTGGAGATATTAACATATATCCAGGTAAATTAAAGCTTATTTTATGTGGTTTTCACGAAGCAACTTTAATGTGTCAAAGCATTTACAACAAATTAAATCCAGGTAAAAAGTTTGTATTAAAATACACAACCGTTTCTGGAATTGATGGTTTTGACGGAAGCCGAAAGGAAGCTGAAAAAGCAGTCGTAAAATCAATCGAATAA
- a CDS encoding DUF4296 domain-containing protein, translated as MKKVLFFNLIFLVLLSCEKNTAPKPEKLITEAELEEVLYEMAILQGAESQLRTTDNVLIDTYAYIQNRFGLDSLTIVQNNMYYSHDYKNYEKMNERIVKRLKKLQETTKPDEE; from the coding sequence ATGAAAAAAGTACTTTTTTTTAATCTGATTTTTTTAGTTTTATTAAGCTGTGAAAAAAATACAGCACCAAAACCAGAAAAATTAATTACAGAAGCTGAATTAGAAGAAGTTTTATACGAAATGGCCATTTTGCAAGGCGCAGAAAGCCAACTGCGAACCACAGATAATGTGTTGATTGATACCTATGCGTACATACAAAACCGTTTTGGGTTAGATAGTCTTACCATTGTTCAAAACAACATGTATTATTCTCACGATTATAAAAATTATGAGAAAATGAATGAGCGTATTGTAAAACGATTAAAAAAATTGCAAGAAACTACAAAACCTGATGAAGAATAA
- a CDS encoding NAD-dependent epimerase/dehydratase family protein → MILITGATGLVGSHLLLHLLTNNPNLAVKALYQSATKQQQIVAWLQYKNNTINVDNVQWIQANILDIPALEAAFANVNYVYHCAAIVDFDPKQKDKLNKVNIEGTANVVNLALYYNIKKLCYVSSIATLGDPKPGETIDEQCEWNPDQYNGDYAISKNGGETEVWRAMYEGLPAVIVNPGVILGDGLWQGGSAEIFNQVNKGFPFYTKGTTGFVAVTDVVTCMVALLNSDIEKERFILVESSPSFQEILNNIAQAIHKKKPTIYATKFMTNIAWRADALVSLLTGKKRTLTKDAANASHSISTYNASKVKETLNYQFTPIKKYIQSIGTEYVTYSNK, encoded by the coding sequence ATGATTTTAATTACAGGAGCAACTGGTTTAGTTGGCAGTCATTTACTGTTGCATTTACTTACAAACAACCCAAACCTTGCTGTTAAAGCTTTATATCAATCCGCAACTAAACAACAACAAATTGTTGCTTGGTTGCAGTACAAAAACAACACAATAAATGTTGACAATGTACAATGGATACAAGCAAATATTTTAGATATTCCTGCATTAGAAGCTGCATTTGCAAACGTAAATTACGTATATCATTGCGCAGCCATTGTTGATTTTGATCCGAAACAAAAAGATAAACTAAATAAAGTAAATATTGAAGGAACCGCCAATGTGGTAAATTTGGCTTTATATTATAACATTAAAAAATTATGTTATGTAAGTTCTATCGCAACTTTAGGCGATCCAAAGCCAGGAGAAACTATTGATGAACAGTGCGAATGGAATCCAGATCAATACAATGGTGATTATGCTATTAGCAAAAATGGGGGCGAAACCGAAGTTTGGCGTGCCATGTACGAAGGTTTACCAGCTGTAATTGTTAATCCTGGTGTAATATTAGGTGATGGCTTATGGCAAGGCGGTAGTGCCGAAATTTTTAATCAGGTAAACAAAGGTTTTCCGTTTTATACCAAAGGTACCACCGGATTTGTAGCCGTAACCGATGTAGTTACATGCATGGTAGCTTTATTAAATAGTGATATAGAAAAAGAACGTTTTATTTTGGTAGAAAGTTCGCCTAGCTTTCAAGAAATATTAAATAATATAGCACAAGCCATTCATAAAAAAAAGCCCACTATTTACGCTACAAAATTTATGACAAATATAGCTTGGCGTGCCGATGCATTGGTTAGTTTGCTAACAGGCAAAAAACGTACGTTAACAAAAGATGCTGCAAATGCTTCACATTCCATTAGCACATACAACGCATCAAAAGTTAAAGAAACACTTAATTACCAATTTACACCCATAAAAAAATACATTCAAAGCATTGGTACCGAATATGTAACTTACTCAAATAAATAA
- a CDS encoding polyprenol monophosphomannose synthase, with amino-acid sequence MNHGIVVIPTYNEIENIEAIITAVFNLNYNLHVLVIDDNSPDGTANKVIELKQKHENLFLEQRSGKLGLGTAYVTGFKWALARNYEFIYEMDADFSHNPTDLIRLHQACLSGADLSIGSRYVTGVNVVNWPLSRVLLSYFASVYVNIITGMKIRDTTAGFVCYKAKTLQQINLNKIQFVGYAFQIEMKYRAFCQNLTIKEVPIIFTDRTKGESKMSNSIIKEAIFGVIVLRIKKLFNRL; translated from the coding sequence ATGAATCATGGTATAGTGGTAATACCAACTTATAATGAAATCGAAAACATCGAAGCCATTATAACGGCTGTATTCAATCTTAATTATAATTTGCACGTTTTGGTGATTGATGATAATTCGCCAGACGGAACTGCAAATAAAGTAATTGAGCTGAAACAAAAGCATGAAAATTTGTTTTTAGAGCAACGGTCGGGTAAGTTGGGATTAGGCACAGCTTATGTAACAGGGTTTAAATGGGCATTGGCTCGTAATTACGAATTTATTTACGAAATGGATGCCGATTTTTCTCACAATCCCACCGATTTAATTCGTTTGCACCAAGCTTGTTTGTCAGGCGCCGATCTTTCTATAGGTTCGCGTTACGTAACGGGCGTAAATGTAGTAAATTGGCCTTTAAGCCGCGTATTGCTTTCGTACTTCGCATCGGTTTATGTAAACATAATTACCGGCATGAAAATTCGCGATACCACAGCAGGTTTTGTTTGTTACAAAGCTAAAACGCTACAACAAATCAATTTAAATAAAATTCAATTTGTAGGCTATGCCTTTCAGATTGAAATGAAATATAGGGCTTTTTGCCAAAATTTAACAATTAAAGAGGTTCCCATTATTTTTACAGATCGTACAAAAGGGGAATCTAAAATGAGCAATTCTATTATTAAAGAAGCCATTTTTGGTGTAATTGTACTTAGAATAAAAAAACTATTTAATAGATTATAA
- a CDS encoding Mrp/NBP35 family ATP-binding protein: MKLDRKDILKALESITIAGEGKNMVESGAVQNVVTFGNDEVVVDLTLHTPAMHIKKRAEDDIRKLIHTQYSTAVNVKVNIKVETPEKNEIKGKEIPGISNIVAISSGKGGVGKSTITANLAATLANMGFKVGILDADIYGPSMPIMFDVETAKPISVEVNGKSKMQPITSYGVEILSIGFFTSPDQAVIWRGPMAAKALNQMIFDANWGELDFLLLDLPPGTGDIHLSIMQSLPITGAVVVSTPQAVALADAKKGVAMFQNDSINVPVLGIVENMAYFTPQELPNNKYYIFGENGAKNLAEDLQVPFLGEVPIVQSIREAGDYGRPAALQNDTPVAQAFVEIAKNTVEQVVKRNKNLPPTEAVKITTMAGCSTK; this comes from the coding sequence ATGAAATTAGATAGAAAAGATATTCTTAAGGCATTAGAATCTATTACTATTGCTGGAGAAGGAAAAAATATGGTAGAAAGTGGCGCAGTACAAAACGTAGTTACTTTTGGTAACGACGAAGTTGTAGTAGATTTAACTTTACATACGCCAGCAATGCACATTAAAAAACGTGCAGAAGACGATATTCGTAAACTAATTCACACACAATATTCTACGGCAGTTAACGTAAAAGTTAACATTAAAGTTGAAACACCAGAAAAAAACGAAATTAAAGGAAAAGAAATTCCAGGTATTTCAAACATCGTAGCTATTTCATCAGGTAAAGGCGGCGTTGGTAAATCTACCATAACTGCAAACTTAGCTGCAACATTAGCAAACATGGGCTTTAAAGTTGGTATTTTAGATGCCGATATTTACGGACCATCTATGCCAATTATGTTTGACGTAGAAACCGCAAAACCTATTTCGGTTGAAGTTAACGGAAAATCTAAAATGCAACCTATTACTTCATACGGAGTAGAAATTTTATCAATCGGATTCTTCACATCACCAGATCAAGCGGTAATTTGGAGAGGACCAATGGCTGCAAAAGCTTTAAACCAAATGATTTTTGATGCAAATTGGGGCGAATTAGATTTCTTACTTTTAGATTTACCTCCAGGAACGGGTGATATTCACTTATCAATCATGCAATCATTACCTATTACAGGTGCTGTAGTAGTTTCAACTCCGCAAGCAGTTGCATTAGCAGATGCTAAAAAAGGAGTTGCAATGTTCCAAAATGACAGCATTAACGTACCGGTTTTAGGTATTGTAGAAAATATGGCGTACTTCACTCCGCAAGAATTACCAAACAACAAATATTATATTTTTGGTGAAAACGGAGCTAAAAACTTGGCTGAAGATTTACAGGTTCCTTTCTTAGGAGAAGTACCAATTGTACAATCTATTCGTGAAGCAGGAGATTACGGTCGTCCGGCAGCTTTACAAAACGATACGCCAGTAGCACAAGCTTTTGTTGAAATTGCTAAAAACACAGTAGAACAAGTGGTAAAACGCAATAAAAATTTACCTCCAACAGAAGCTGTTAAAATTACAACCATGGCTGGTTGTTCAACTAAATAA
- the trmB gene encoding tRNA (guanosine(46)-N7)-methyltransferase TrmB, translating into MGSKNKLKRFRENETFGNVYQPTREEIAANAFDLKGKWNEKVFKNNNPIVLELGCGKGEYSVGLAERYPNQNFIGIDIKGARFWRGAKTAVENNINNVAFLRTQIELIENCFAPGEVDEIWITFPDPQIKYKRTKHRLTNAEFLTRYKNILKPEGFVNLKTDSEFMHGYTLGLLHGAGHEVLYANHNVYKNGGAPEVVTAIQTFYESQYLEQDKAITYIKFKIK; encoded by the coding sequence GTGGGAAGTAAAAATAAATTAAAGCGTTTTAGAGAAAACGAAACATTCGGAAACGTATATCAGCCAACCCGAGAAGAAATTGCAGCTAATGCATTTGATTTAAAAGGAAAATGGAACGAAAAAGTTTTTAAAAACAATAATCCTATTGTTTTAGAATTAGGTTGTGGTAAAGGTGAATATTCGGTTGGATTGGCAGAAAGATATCCAAACCAAAACTTTATTGGGATTGATATTAAAGGTGCTCGTTTTTGGCGTGGTGCAAAAACCGCGGTAGAAAACAACATTAACAATGTTGCCTTTTTAAGAACGCAAATTGAGTTGATTGAAAACTGCTTTGCTCCGGGTGAAGTAGATGAAATTTGGATTACTTTTCCTGATCCACAAATAAAATACAAACGCACCAAACATCGTTTAACAAACGCTGAGTTTTTAACGCGTTACAAAAATATTTTAAAACCAGAAGGTTTTGTTAACCTAAAAACCGATAGCGAATTTATGCACGGTTATACATTAGGTTTATTACACGGTGCTGGCCACGAAGTGCTTTATGCCAACCACAATGTATATAAAAATGGCGGTGCGCCAGAAGTTGTAACTGCAATACAAACCTTTTACGAATCGCAATATTTAGAACAAGATAAAGCAATTACTTATATCAAATTTAAAATAAAATAA
- a CDS encoding NifU family protein, protein MTTDEIKNAVEKALEEIRPFLISDGGDISLIAIEDDKHVKVRLEGACTSCTLNFSTLKAGVETTIKKYVPQIETVENIA, encoded by the coding sequence ATGACTACAGACGAAATTAAAAATGCAGTTGAAAAAGCTTTAGAAGAAATTAGGCCTTTCTTAATTTCCGACGGAGGAGATATTTCTTTAATTGCAATTGAAGATGATAAGCACGTAAAAGTTCGCTTAGAAGGCGCTTGTACTTCATGCACATTAAACTTTTCAACCCTTAAAGCAGGCGTTGAAACAACTATTAAAAAATATGTTCCGCAGATCGAAACTGTAGAAAATATTGCCTAA